The Candida orthopsilosis Co 90-125, chromosome 7 draft sequence genome has a window encoding:
- a CDS encoding Rpl27a ribosomal protein L27 has product MAKFIKSGRVAIVVRGRYAGKKVVIVKPHDEGTKSHPFPHAIVAGVERAPLKVTKKMDAKKTAKRTKVKPFVKLVNYNHLMPTRYSLDVESFKSAVSSEALEEPSQREEAKKVVKKAFEEKHQAGKNKWFFQKLHF; this is encoded by the exons ATGGCCAAATTCATTAAATCAGGTAGAGTTG CTATTGTTGTCCGTGGACGTTACGCCGGTAAAAAGGTTGTCATTGTAAAACCACATGATGAAGGTACCAAATCACACCCATTCCCACACGCCAttgttgctggtgttgAAAGAGCTCCATTGAAGGTCACCAAGAAGATGGATGCTAAGAAGACCGCCAAGAGAACCAAGGTTAAGCCATTTGTCAAATTAGTCAACTACAACCACTTGATGCCAACTAGATACTCATTGGATGTTGAATCTTTTAAATCTGCTGTATCATCAGAAGCTTTAGAAGAACCATCACAAAGAGAAGAAGCCAAGAAAGTAGTCAAGAAGGCTTTTGAAGAGAAACACCAAGCTGGTAAGAACAAATggtttttccaaaaattaCATTTCTAA